GTTCCTCCACCTGAAATCGTTGGTGTCTGTGCAGTTGTATAACCGCCCCCCGGGAAGGAGATGTACGCAAATACCTGCCCATTGATGCACATGCCTCTCGCGGTGGCCTGCGACCCATCTGCGGAGTACTGCGGGGGCGGAATCGTAATCGTCGGAGCACCGGTGCAGGCCCCATTCGTCACTGCGATCGCCTTCACCGGCTGTCCCAGCGCAAAGTCCGAATCCAGCACATTCACGCGCGGGCCCTTTTCAATCAGCTCCGGCGTCTGCAGGGTTCCAAGCATTGACCCGCCCGCCAGCGGCACATCGCTGGCAATCATGTTATCGACGTAGCGTTTGGTCGCCGCTTGAGTCGCGGCCGTTGGATCTCCATCCAATGTCAGCGGCCCATTCATCGTGCCGCCCGTAGTCGAGAGAAAGTTCCCCGTGAGCGCCGAGAGAGAACTATCCACATAGCTCTTGCTTACTGTTTGCACGGCGACTGCTGCAGGCTCAATCTGCGCGCGCACTGATCCAATGCTGGCCGAAGACGCAGCCGGAACAACCCAGTACTCCCGATTCACTGTGCCATCACTCAGGTGGTACACGGCCGTGTAGTAAGTTCCAGAAGGGTAGGCGTTCTGGTTCGGAGTAAGAGATACGCTCACAAACCCGTCGCTGCCAATCTGCACACTCGTGGAACCGGCGGCAATGGCCTGGTTGGCCGCGGTCGTGAATGAAGGCCAGCTCACAATCAGGGTTCCGGAGGCTGGGCTTCCATCCGCACGGTAGACCGTACCCTGCACGGTCGTCGTTGTCACCTGGGCCACGCCGGGCAACGGCAGCAACGCCAGTAAAAGAACCACAAGACTCCACGACGCCCACGTCCCAAAAGTACGCATTCTCACCACAACCTCCATCCCGGAGCACTCCTTCTTACCGTGCAGCTCGCCCGCCTGCCGTAAACCCCAGCCTCTATGCGGAGCATACTGCCACTTCGCGCATTTCAAATAAAATCGGAACAAGCCCACAAATCAGTACGCTGCCAATTGCAAATAAAAACGGGACGCACAAGGCGTCCCGTTGAAATGTCATCTATAAGTTCAGAATATCAAGTCAGGAGGAAATTACCGGCACAATCACTTCATTTTTTTTGAACAAATGATTCTCGTCCTGTCTTTTACTACCTGCATCTCTTTTCTCAGCTACAAAATGTCAGGATCAAGCAGCCCCATCTCCAGCAGAATGTTTGTCATCTGATCCAGCGCAAAGGCATACTTTCTTCCCACTGTCCGCTCACTTTGCTGCGTCATCCGCGCCGTCTCCTCATGTGTGTATTCCTGCAGCGCAATGCGCGCAATCATTTCCTTTGACTCTGCATCCAGCCGTTTCAGGCACTTCTCGACATCAAAGATGAAGATGATGCAGTCTTCAAAAGTCCGCAGGCGGTAGCTCGAGGCGCGGCCCCGAAAAACCGTATTGCCCAACAGTGACGGTGTTCTTCCCATCTCCATCGATGCGCGCATGTACCGGCGCAGTAGAGCTTCTGTGCGGCGGCGATAGAAGACACTGCCTCCTAGCGGTGGCGCAGCGGTTTGTGCCGCGCCGCGTGTCCTCTCATATCCACAGGCTCGAACATTAGGCAGAACAGCAGCGGCGCTCATTGCGCACCTCCGCTCATGGCGACTGCGCGCGAGTGTCGCGGACGTCGGCCGCGTGTCCGGGAGGTCGGTTTCGGAAAGTCCTTCAACTTGTTTGCACAATGGGCGCAATAGACGCCCGAATGACCTTGAGTGCGATACCAAAGACTGCCGCACCCTTCACAGACTTTCAGAAATACTCGCAAATACATCATCATCAGGTTCTCCAAAACAAAGCTGTACGGTGCAGAACCGGAAGTCGGGCCCTGCGCGGGAAGAAGAGTTGCCCTTTCACTGCTGCCTGCGAGGGGATGCATGTCAGGTTCAAGGATCTCTCTGCGGTTTTCTGTCGTGGATATAGCGCTGATCTTTGACATCGGTACTCAGGTTGCAAAAGCCAAGTTGCGCAACAATCAAGGGACAAAGGCCGCGCATGAACGCGCGGCTTTTGAGCTTCGTTGACAAATTGGAAAGTGAGCCGACTCTAGAAGTGCTGATACGGTAGGTCAACACGACAAACGTGATTGAGAACAGCGATGATTTGACCGGATACAAATATTACTGCCAAAAGCGCGGAATCTTGCACAATTGAGTTTTCTCCCTGCTAATAAGGCAGCGGCACGGCATCACTGATTGAAAACAATTCACAATGACCTTTTCTCAGCTCCATGAGCGGCTGCGCATAGAGATATGGCGGCGCATTGAACGAGGAGTGGTAACAGGCAAGCTGCTCGCTGTGCAGACAGGGCTTCAACCTTCTCACATCTCCAATTTTCTGCATGGCAAACGCAACCTCAGCCTGCCCGCGCTCGATCGCCTGCTCACCGCGCAGCAGCTCTCCATTCAGGATCTCGTCAATCTTGAAGAGCAGGATGAGTGGTCCGGAGCTTCTTCATCCGGCGAAAGAATTCCAATTGTCTCCGCCTCGGTTGCGATCCATTCGGCTTCGATCGTTCCAGTGGAAGGGCAAACCTATCTCACGCTGCCCGAGGGCGAACTCCAGCGTTTTCCGCCGCGCAACACTCCCGCGCGCCGCAGGTGGGAGCGCTTCGTCGCCCTTCGCGTCACCGCACACCAGGCCTCTCCCATGCAGCCTGTACTCAAGGAGCTTTCATTGGCTGTCATTGACCGGCACTACAACTCGCTCGTTCCGGTGAATCCGCCACTGGCCAACCTCTACGCGGTTCGCCTCGGCAGCAGTCTGGTCTTTCGCTATGTCAGCTTTGAGGGCAGCAGGCTCTTGCTGCGTCCGCGCCTGTTCACCTTCCCCATTGATGCCATTGAGCTGCCTCCACTTGAGAATCCCAGCGATGTGCTCGTTGGCCGCGTCTGCCTCTGTGTCACCGAGGCCTGATCGAGCGCCTCCGCAGAGATTTTGCTAGCATCGACCGTAGAGGATTTCAATTCATGGATCAGTCCACAGCCTCCAACGCTGCCCGCCGCAACGAAGACATCGCTCTCGATCTGCTCAAGTTCGTCGTCACTTCCACCGGTGTCGCGCGCTCAGCTTCCTCCGCGCCCGGCTTTGTAGCCGCCAGCGCCGCCAAGCCTGAAGATCACGTGCAGCAACTGCTCGCTCTCTACTCGCGCTGCCTCCGCGTCGTCGAAGGCAAAGGGGACTCAAACTGAACTTCGCGGTCGTCGGAGCCGGAGCTTTCGGGCGCAATCATTTACGCGTCTATCATGAGTTGCAGGCGGCCACGAGTTCCTCCGCCCGCCCTGTCCGTCTCACAGCCATCGTTGAGGCTCATCCC
The DNA window shown above is from Acidobacterium capsulatum ATCC 51196 and carries:
- a CDS encoding helix-turn-helix domain-containing protein, producing MTFSQLHERLRIEIWRRIERGVVTGKLLAVQTGLQPSHISNFLHGKRNLSLPALDRLLTAQQLSIQDLVNLEEQDEWSGASSSGERIPIVSASVAIHSASIVPVEGQTYLTLPEGELQRFPPRNTPARRRWERFVALRVTAHQASPMQPVLKELSLAVIDRHYNSLVPVNPPLANLYAVRLGSSLVFRYVSFEGSRLLLRPRLFTFPIDAIELPPLENPSDVLVGRVCLCVTEA
- a CDS encoding sigma factor-like helix-turn-helix DNA-binding protein; amino-acid sequence: MSAAAVLPNVRACGYERTRGAAQTAAPPLGGSVFYRRRTEALLRRYMRASMEMGRTPSLLGNTVFRGRASSYRLRTFEDCIIFIFDVEKCLKRLDAESKEMIARIALQEYTHEETARMTQQSERTVGRKYAFALDQMTNILLEMGLLDPDIL